GGGCGAAGATGGGCAAGACCGAGAAGGGCGCCGTATGGCTCGACGCGGAGAAGACTTCTCCCTACGACTATTACCAGTTCTGGATCAACACTGATGATCGCGATGTCGAGAAGTTCCTGGCCCTGTTCACATTCCTCCCTATGGATGAAGTGAAAAGACTCGGAAGCCTGGAAGGTGCCGATATCCGGGCTGCCAAGGAGATACTCGCCTTCGAGGCGACCAGCCTTCTGCATGGGGAAGAGGAAGGTGCAAAGGCTCAGGACGCGGCGAAATCACTCTTTTCCGGAGGCGGTCAGGGCGATGCTGACTCCATGCCGACCTTTGAAATGGACAGTACGCGTCTTGAGGAAGGGATGCCTGCCTTTATCCTCCTTGCCGAATGTGGAATAGTCAAATCTCGAGGCGAAGCTCGCAGGCTCGTTCAGCAGGGTGGCGCCTACGTGAATGGCCGCAGGGTCGAGGAGTTCGATGAGATCGTCGGGCTTTCGAATATGGAAGAAGGGCAGATACTGCTCAGGGCGGGAAAAAAGAAGTATATCAGGATAGTGACGAAATAAAACTGTATCGAGACGGAAGGAGACAACTGAGATGGCCGATAAATGGAAAAAGAAATTCATTGCCGAAAGAAACCGGTTGAACGACCTGGTCT
The window above is part of the Candidatus Latescibacterota bacterium genome. Proteins encoded here:
- the tyrS gene encoding tyrosine--tRNA ligase → AKMGKTEKGAVWLDAEKTSPYDYYQFWINTDDRDVEKFLALFTFLPMDEVKRLGSLEGADIRAAKEILAFEATSLLHGEEEGAKAQDAAKSLFSGGGQGDADSMPTFEMDSTRLEEGMPAFILLAECGIVKSRGEARRLVQQGGAYVNGRRVEEFDEIVGLSNMEEGQILLRAGKKKYIRIVTK